The region ctacttaaaaatgatgttccacattattaagcaggtcacagttttcaaataacatgggcaagaaaaaggatctctctgccgctgaaaagcatcaaatagtgcaatgcattggtgaagggatgaaaacattagaaatttcccgaaaacttaagcgtgatcatcgtactgttaagagatttgtggctgtatctgagcacagatgtgtttgtgctgataaaggcataatgaggaagatttctgccaggcaagttcatcggattaagagagcagctgctaaaaagccattacaaagaagcaaacagatatttgaagctgctgatgcctctggagtccctcgaacctcaaggtgtaggctccttcaaaggcttgttgTGGTGCAtacacctactattcggccacccttaaacagtgctcacaagcagaaatggttgcattgggcccacacatacatgaagactaatttccaaacagtcttgtttactgataagtgtcgagcaaccctggatggtccagatggatggagtagtggatggttggtggatggccaccatgtcccaacaaggctgcaacaacaaggaggtggaggagccatgttttgggctggaatcatggagaaacagctggtagggccctttaaggttcctgaaggtgtgaaaatgacctctgcaaagtatatagagtttctgattgacaagtttcctccatggtataaaaagcagaaatgtaaggagcaaaatcatcttcatgcatgacaatgcaccatctcctgctgcaaagaatacctccgagtcattggctgctatgggcagatAAACTcaaggtgtggccaccatcttcccctgacctcaaccctatagagaacctttggagtattatcaagcaaaagatctatgagggtgggaggcagttcacgtcaaaacagcagctctgggaggctattctgacttcatgcaaagaaatacaagcagaaactctccaaaaactcacaagttcaatggatgcaagaattgtgaaggtgatatcaaagaaggctcctatggtaacatgtaacttggcctagtaggaggttttggagttaaatagctctttgttcagtgaatgtgaccacctaatgctgcaaattccacaaatgagcattttcagttctttaaaacatattaaatgttttgaaattctactgtgcctaataatttggaacagtgcattttaagtttttattcattttggagattatactgttatcattgggaggtttcttcaataaaattcaatgtatactctaacgggtgatgacttttattagactgtcatttgcaccaaccatttaggaaaatcagagaaaaatgtaatttgcataataatttggaacatagtgtatatccgCCTTCTATTGTCTCCCTACATTCGCTTTCTGTTGCCACATTCTCTCTATATCCGCCTTCTATTATCTCCCTACATTCGCTTTCTGTTGTCTCCTCGCTACATCCGCTTTCTGTTGCCACATTCTCTCTATATCCGCCTTCTATTGTCTCCCTACATCCGCTTTCTGTTGTCTCCTCTCTACATCCGCTTTCTGTTGCCACATTCTCTCTATATCCGCCTTGTTATCTCCCTACATCCTCTTTCTGTTGTCTCCTCTCTACATCCGCTTTCTGTTGCCACATTCTCTCTATATCCGCCTTCTGTTATCTCCCTACATCCTCTTTCTGTTGTCTCCTCTCTACATCCGCTTTCTGTTGCCACATTCTCTCTATATCCGCCTTCTATTGTCTCCCTACATCCGCTTTCTTTTGCCACATTCTCTCTATATCCACCTTCTATTGTCTCCCTACATCCGCTTTCTGTTGTCTCCTCTCTACATTCGCTTTCTGTTGCCACACTCTCTATATCCGCCTTCTATTGTCTCCCTACATCCACTTTGTTGCCACATTCTCTCTATATCCGCCTTCTATTGTCTCCTCTCTACATCCGCTTTCTGTTGCCACATTCTCTCTATATCCGCCTTCTATTGTCTCCCTACATCCGCTTTCTGTTGCCATTCTCTCTATATCCGCCTTCTATTGTCTCCCTACATCCGCTTTCTGTTGTCTCCTCTCTACATCTGCTTTCTATTGCCATTCTCTCTATATCCACCTTCTATTGTCTCCCTACATTCGCTTTCTGTTGTCTCCTCTCTACATTCGCTTTCTGTTGCCACATTCTCCCTACATCTGCTGTTGTCTCCTTCTCCCTACATCTGCTGTCTCCTCTACATTCGCTTTCTGTTGTCTCTTCTCTACAACCGCTATCTGTCTCCTCTCTCCGTCCGCCTTTCTCCCTATATGCGCAGTCTTTGGCTGCCTCCTTTCTCTAACCCTTCTTTTTGACCAAAAGGGATCTGCTGGGCTCTGACTGCCACAGCTCTCTGGATATAAAGATGGCTCCGGGGGGCGCTGGGGAGCTGTACGTGCCAGGTCTGACGCAGCGCAGTGTCAGGAACATGCTGGATATAAATAAGGTGAGATGGGAGCGACGCTGGGGTGTGACAGAGCAGCACTACATCTGATGACAGCTGTACAGATCATGTACGATTCTCCCTCACAGATTTTGGACCTTGGATGCAAacagcgagccacagaacacacaaATCTTAATACCCACAGCTCACGTTCCCACGCCCTCCTCATCCTGTCGGTCAAGGGGCGGGAGACCAGCACAGGGATCGGTACAACTGGTGAGTGACTTGAGCAGGTGGTGAGGTGCTGCCCTTCTGCAGGAGAATATGTGATGGCATCAATGCACCTTCTCTTCATCAGGAAAGCTCTACTTGGTGGACCTGGCCGGGTCAGAGCGGGTGTCACGGTCAGGAGCGGCTGGTGATCGTTTGCGGGAGGCACAGTGCATCAATCGTTCCTTATCTGCTCTGGGTGACGTCTTCTCAGCCCTGCGATCTCAACAAGCCTACATTCCATACCGCAACTCCAAGCTCACGTACCTGCTGCAGGAAGCGATGAGCCGGGATGGGAAAGCTCTGCTGCTCCTTCAGGTAATAACACCTCTGCTCTGTATGCCTAGACGGGAACAAAACCAGTATCCAAGCCCAGAAATATACCCATGCATGGGACCCGCTAACAAGGTCTCTGCTCACCATATCAACAAGCTACTGCCACCATAGGGGCCATTATTCAGAAAAACCCCAAAGCAAGCTCCAGAGGGGGAGCCCTTCAGTCCCAAACCGCTGGGCCGCTGATGTGATTGTCCGGCACTTGCAGGGACtttgcagccaatatgactagtcccAAGCTCTGTCCTTCTCTACAGGTGGCGCCGGTGGAGCAGAACATGAATGAGTCTCTCTGTTCCTTACGGTTTGGGGACAGAGTTCGATCTGTGGAGTTAGGGGTCCCAACCAGGAAAATAGAGCAGCTGCCGGCAGCAGGAACAGAGAGTTCTGAGGTAGGCCATGACGCAAGGGTCTGTATGTGGCAGCAGACAGGAGGCCTCGCCCCAGTGCTGACCCCTACAGTGTGGGCAACCTGGGATATTACAGCATTTTCTCCTCTTCACCAGAGTGACAGCCCCTCTTCACGTGGAGCAAGATCATCATCAGTGCGCAAGAAGCTGCCAGTGTCAGGTACATACTGTCACCTCATTACATGGGACACATGGTGTGATAAAAGCCCCCGGGAGGATACAGGCCACATTCTCCTTCAATTCCAGGCAGTGCACGGTGTATACTACTGCAGGACACTAACCCATGATCTTCTTTTGTTTTCAGTGCGGCAGCGGATTGGCCCTCCCTGATTGAAGCAGACTGCCACCACGTCACAGGAGCAAATCGTGCCCACTGCAGTAGCTCGGCCCCCACCATCAGCAGGCAGGCGCCCCATGGACCACCCCACAACAGCAGGCCGACCCTCCATAGATCCCATCACGACAACAGGCCAGCGCTCCTTGGTAGGCCCTCCATGGACCCACCCCGACAGCAGGCCGGCCCTCTATGGACCCCCCTTTCCCTGCAGCAGGTCAGCGCTCCATGGACCTCCACCCCCCACGACAGCAGGCCGACCCTCCATAGACCCCAACACTACAGCAGGCGGCGCTCCATGGTAGGCCCTCTATGGTCCCCCCCCTTTCCAGGCAGCAGGTCGGCGCTCCATGGACCCCAACACTACAGCGGGCCGGCGCTCCATGGTAGGCCCTCTATGGACACCCCCCCTTGCAGGTCGGTGCCCCATGGACATGCCCCACTGCAGGACAGCCCCCTTTGGACACCCCAAACCATTGGTGCAGTTCCTAGAAGTGCATGGTTACATTAACTCTTTGCCTACGTACTTGGACACTAGTATGGCGGTATATTTCTGTAGATAGCAGGTTTATTACAGAGGCTTTTATATGCAGAGTCGTCGTGTTATTGTCTTTATTCGCAGCATCAGACAAGTTGTGCAAAATATGACACTTGTTTAGTTATACCGTTGTACAGAGACACCACAGGCGGACATATCCCGGCAGTAGCCACACCGTGACAAGCGCCGGTCTCACAGAGACAGTGGGTCACCTCATAAAGAAGGTCGCTCATCCAGGCTGGACATGAGCAGCTGCAGCTCACGGAAGGTGCTCCCGTTTCGGCCACTCTGCGAGGCTCGGCCGGCCACCAGCACGGAGAGGCCCTTCAGCAGCTTGTAGCAGAGCTTACACTTCATCAGCCTGCAGAGAGGAGACCATGACTGCAGAAGCAGCGTGGGCCACGTCCACGGGCCACGTCCCCACACTCACACCTCACCTTTCTTCACGTGTAATATCTACACCCACGGTGGGTGGAGCGGACAGCGTCTCCAAGATCAGCGGCAAGAACCTCTGGAGGATAAGCTTGAGGGAGACGCAGCCGGTCTGTACGTAGCTGGGGGTGAGGGAGAAGGCAGTCAGCAGGAACAGGACGCTGTGATGGCAGCCGCTCTCCTCGCCACTCACCTCTCGTACTTGCTCTGCAGCAGTTTGTCAATTTGTGGCAATACGGTCAGGCAGAGATCCAGCTTCCACAGCGACCTGAGGCAGGAGGCGAGACGTCAGTGGCAGCCGCGACCACGGCAATGGAGGTACCCGGCCATGACACTTACGCTTTCTGGTTGATAATGTTTAGAAGATCCACAACCACAGAGAGATCATTAAGAGCTACAGCAGAGTCCATAGAAGTCTACAACAAAAACAGCAGAGAGCCCCCGTCAGACGGAACAGCGTCCCTCTGCACCCCCCACCCATCTGCCGACACAGCACCCCCCCACCCATCTGCCGACACAGCACACCCCCCCACCCATCTGCCGACACAGCACCCCCCACCCATCTGCCGTCACAGCACCGCCCCCACCCATCTGCCGTCACAGCACACACCCCCACCCATCTGCCGTCACAGCACACCCCCACCCATCTGCCGTCACAGCACACCCCCACCCATCTGCCGTCACAGCACACCCCCCACCCATCTGCCGTCACAGCACACCCCCACCCATCTGCCGTCACAGCACCCCCCCACCCATCTGCCGTCACAGCACCCCCCCACCCATCTGCCGTCACAGCACCCCCCCACCCATCTGCCGTCACAGCACACCCCCCCACCCATCTGCCGACACAGCACCCCCCCACCCATCTGCCGTCACAGCACACCCCCCCATCTGCCGTCACAGCACAACCATCTGCCATCACAGCACCCCCCCACCCATCTGCCGTCACAGCACACACCCCCACCCATCTGCCGTCACAGCACACCCCTACCCATCTGCCGTCACAGCACCCCCCCACCCATCTGCCATCACAGCACACCCCCCCACTTATCTGCCGACACAGCATACCCCCCACCCATCTGCCGACACAGCACCCCCCCACCCATCTGCCGTCACAGCACACCCATCTGCCATCACAGCACACCCCCCACCCATCTGCTGTCACAGCACACCCCCCACCCATCTGCCGACACAGCACACACCCCACCCATCTGCCGACACAGCACACCCCCCACCCATCTGCCGTCACAGCACCCCCCCACCCATCTGCCGTCACAGCATCCCCCCACCCATCACAGTACAACCTCCCCACCCATCTGCCGTCACAGCATCCCCCCACCCATCTGCCGTCACAGCATCCCCCCACCCATCTGCCGTCACAGCACCCCCCCACCCATCTGCCGTCACAGCACCCCCCCACCCATCTGCCATCACAGCACACCCCCCCACCAAACTGCCGACACAGCATACCCCCCACCCATCTGCCGTCACAGCATCCCGCCATCTGCCGACACAGCTCCCTGCCCCCTCCCACATATACCGCCACAGCCCCACCTTCAGGCGGGAGAGCCCTCGCCCCACCGTCACACCAGGACAAGATCTCACCTTCACGTCGCCTGTGCTCCACACCGCTCTCACTGTCGCCAGGCTGCGCAGCCGGCTGGTTAGCACCATGCACATGGTGTCATGTCCCTTGCGGATCTGACATATGGCTTCCTCATCCACCATCTCAGCTGGAGACGAGCCCTCAAAGACCTGCAGGAAGAAACAAACAGGTTCTGCCAAAAATCAGGCCTAACCTGACTTCACCCGTCACAGCCTTACTTACTGGGAGAAAGTCTGCCACTATCAGGCCAATAGGCTCATTGCGTGCAGCGGAGATAACCGGGGGGTTACTGGACACAGCCGGGGGGTCCGGGAACACAGTGGGTGTGGGACCCGCTACTGGAGGTCTGTGGAATTGTTCACACTAAATAGTGGAAGAAAACAGAGTAAAAACTGAGACCACCATCACAGACGAGCGCCAGCTGCAGGCGAGGCACACCTAGTGCTAGTCACCGGCCCAGGAGACAACGCCGGCCTCCGATAGTCAGACAACAGTACATACATTATTCTTGGTGGTGGGCACAGGAGTAATGGCCTCTGGAGCTGCAGGCACAGCTTCCTTCATCACCGTGGAGTCTGCGGGTAGATAATGAGGAAGACCAGGTGAAGAAGAGCAGAACGTGGCGGCAGATCTCCATACTACTGATCTACATCTGAAGACCGGCCACGGACACGGAAGATGGAGCCGAGAAACACCAGTGTACAAGAATAGGAGGAGACCCCACCAGTGAGGACAGACATCCCCCTAGTGTGATGTGAAGATTAGGAGGAGACCCCACCAGTGAGGACAGACATCCCCCTAGTGTGATGTGAAGATTAGGTGGAGACCCCACCAGTGAGGACAGACACCCCCCTAGTGTGATGTGAAGATTAGGAGGAGACCCCACCAGTGAGGACAGACACCCACCTAGTGTGATGTGAAGATTAGGAGACCCCACCAGTGAGGACAGACACCCCCCTAGAGTGATGTGAAGATTAGGAGGAGACCCCACCAGTGAGGACAGACACCCCCCTAGTGTGATGTGAAGATTAGGAGGAGACCCCACCAGTGAGGGCAGACACCCCCATAGTGTGATGTGAAGATTAGGAGGAGACCCCACCAGTGAGGACAGACATCCCCCTAGTGTGATGTGTAGATTAGGAGGAGACCCCACCAGTGAGGACAGACATCCCATAGTGTGATGTAAAGATTAGGAGACCCCACCAGTGAGGACAGACATCCCCTAGTGTGATGTGAAGAATAGGAGGAGACCCCACCAGTGAGGACAGACACCCCCCTAGTGTGATGTGAAGATTAGGAGGAGACCCCACCAGTGAGGACAGACACCCACCTAGTGTGATGTGAAGATTAGGAGACCCCACCAGTGAGGACAGACATCCCCCTAGTGTGATGTGAAGATTAGGAGGAGACCCCACCAGTGAGGACAGACACCCCCCTAGAGTGATGTGAAGATTAGGAGGAGACCCCACCAGTGAGGACAGACACCCCCCTAGTGTGATGTGTAGATTAGGAGACCCCACCAGTGAGGAGACACCCCCCTAGTGTGATGTGAAGATTAGGAGGAGACCCCACCAGTGAGGACAGACATCCCCCTAGTGTGATGTGAAGATTAGGAAGAGACCCCACCAGTGAGGGCAGACACCCCCATAGTGTGATGTGAAGATTAGGAGGAGACCCCACCAGTGAGGACAGACATCCCCCTAGTGTGATGTGAAGATTAGGAGGAGACCCCACCAGTGAGGGCAGACATCCCCCTAGTGTGATGTGTAGATTAGGAGGAGACCCCACCAGTGAGGTCGGTCATCTCCTCGGTATTATGTGTGATGCGTATGTATGATCTTACCGTCCTCTGGAGGGGCCGGGAAAGGTTCACTGTTCCGTGGGGGTGTCCGAGCTGCAAGTGGGAGGAATGACGATAGATATGAAGACGTTTCGATGTGTGGCACAGTCAGGAGGTGATGGTTTCCACTTACAGATAGCATTCTTGGCCTGGAAGATCTCCTTATAATCCTCTGCATTCTGGATCTCGGCTCGggactccttctcctcctcatcacTGGTTGGGCTGACCCTGTGAGTAGAAAGTACATCATCTAGCACACAGCATGAAAGTGTCGGGCGTGAGAGGCTCGGGCAGTACCACCAGGGCACGCACCCACCTTTTTGGCTTTGTGCAGGTGGTAGATGGACGCTCGTAGTTACGTCTTAGGGACGATCCTGTTGGAGCGGGCTGACTAACTGGCGTTTCTTTGGGAAGTGACCCCAGTAATCCAGATCCAGTCATTTTCACACGATTTAGGTCAACCACAAAAGAGGACACATTAGACTGGAAGTGAGAGACGCCAATCTGCAAAGCACGAAGGACACATCAAAGAGGTCTAGGGCAATCTACCCATGGAGCCGGTCGCTGGTCCACAAGGTCACCGGGGAGCCACTCACAAGCTGGTTGTTGCATACAGACAGGTCTGAGACTTGGCCCCATAACACAGGGATCGTATCAAAGCAGCGTTCTGGTTCCCAGCCATAAACACGCAGCGAATCCCGGCCCCCGCAGAACAGGCAGCCACCGTCAGCACTGAACAGAATGGACCTGCAGAGCAAAACACAAGCAGGTCTGGACGAGGGGAGGGCCGACCCTCCAGCCCCACCGTCAGGGTCAGACCAACGTCTGGAGATGCCAGGAAGGTGCAAACCTTGCCGTGTCCTGAAGCGATGGCGTGGCTGACTGTGCTCACCTGGACGGCGTGGCGTCTCCCTCCATGCATCCCACCGACTGGAACTTCTCCAGATCCCAGAAGCGAACTGTCCTGGAGGGAAATCTGAGTCACAACAAGTCAAAGGACACAAGAAAGGTTCTGGGTGAGAGGGCGGCCCCCAACAGTACCTGTCCGCACTTGCTGACGCCAACAAATACTCATTGGGGTGAAACTCCACAATGTGCACCGGCCCCGAGTGCTCCGTCAGCTCCGCCATTAATTTCCCAGCAACAAGATCCCAAAGCTGAAAGAAAAAAAGAAGAGTCACCAGAGAAGGCCTCCACAGCCAGACAGCCACCCAGCATTGTCTACGCTCCACCTTAAAGACGAGGGGCCACCCTCTTTGTTGTGTTCCCAAAGCCTCCTTTGCTTACCCTGTCCCTCCCTCAATTTCCCCTCCTGTTCACACCCCCGTAACCCCTCTCTACTCTTCCTTGCTGGCATCCTCCTTCCTCTCAGCTCACCTCTCCTGCCGGCGTCCCCCTTCCTCTCCTTCCCCCCTCCTGCCGGCGTGCTCCTTCCTATCAGCTCCCCTCCCCTACTGGCGTCCCCCTTCCTCTCAGCTTCTCTCTCCTGCCGGCATGCCCCTCCCTCTCAGCGTCCCCCTTCCTCTCCTCCCCTGCGGGCGTGCCCCTACCTCTCAGCTCACCTCTCCTGCAGGTGTCCCCCTTCCTCACCTCCCCCCCTCCTGCCGGCGAGCCCCTTCCTCTCAACTCCCCT is a window of Ranitomeya variabilis isolate aRanVar5 chromosome 2, aRanVar5.hap1, whole genome shotgun sequence DNA encoding:
- the KATNB1 gene encoding katanin p80 WD40 repeat-containing subunit B1, yielding MATSGVTKRSWKLQEIVAHASTVSTLALGKSSGRLLATGGDDCRVNLWSVNKPNCIMSLTGHTSPVESVRFSISEKLIVAGSQSGSLRVWNMEEAKIQRTLMGHKAGVCSLDFHPYGDFVASGSLDTNIKLWDVRRKGCVFRYKGHTQAVRCLRFSPDGKWLASSSDDHTVKLWDLVAGKLMAELTEHSGPVHIVEFHPNEYLLASASADRTVRFWDLEKFQSVGCMEGDATPSRSILFSADGGCLFCGGRDSLRVYGWEPERCFDTIPVLWGQVSDLSVCNNQLIGVSHFQSNVSSFVVDLNRVKMTGSGLLGSLPKETPVSQPAPTGSSLRRNYERPSTTCTKPKRVSPTSDEEEKESRAEIQNAEDYKEIFQAKNAISRTPPRNSEPFPAPPEDDSTVMKEAVPAAPEAITPVPTTKNNCEQFHRPPVAGPTPTVFPDPPAVSSNPPVISAARNEPIGLIVADFLPVFEGSSPAEMVDEEAICQIRKGHDTMCMVLTSRLRSLATVRAVWSTGDVKTSMDSAVALNDLSVVVDLLNIINQKASLWKLDLCLTVLPQIDKLLQSKYESYVQTGCVSLKLILQRFLPLILETLSAPPTVGVDITREERLMKCKLCYKLLKGLSVLVAGRASQSGRNGSTFRELQLLMSSLDERPSL